A region from the Hydra vulgaris chromosome 10, alternate assembly HydraT2T_AEP genome encodes:
- the LOC136086617 gene encoding uncharacterized protein LOC136086617 — MHLTVILKICKHVFKHLDQLESCKSLHYHEFFPEKEIQIKIGGDYGGGSFKMTYQVANTINPNSKDNTIVFSIFEAKDYQINIKVAISRFEKEIEDLQKMKYKDRNIRVFIFGDYKFLCALYGISGASGRHCCLFCYATANDMKCIDPEMKYRTLEDLCLDHKRFMKNGGLKSIAKNFNNVISEPILKIPLDQVSLPSLHMALGIYLNFFNMFEEEVHQLDIMMAAEPLKSSIKCSEEYDVFINKQKQLWNLQIDILNIDDQIQVVNDVILLAAVSNSDDVDDVQSLYLKEIDLLNNEKEKKTNLCNTLEEYFLKKGQGPCTQMIEAILQQLNVQRQAYHGKSFIGNHVHKMLKVICYFLSFCYFLTFI; from the exons ATGCATCTTACGGTTATATTGAAAATTTGCAAACATGTTTTCAAACATCTTGATCAATTAGAAAG TTGTAAAAGTCTTCATTATCACGAGTTTTTCCCTGAGAAAGAGATACAGATTAAAATAGGAGGAGATTATGGCGGAGGAAGTTTTAAAATGACTTACCAAGTAGCAAATACCATAAACCCAAACAGCAAAGATAACACtattgtttttagtatttttgagGCAAAGGATTATCAAATCAATATTAAAGTTGCCATTTCaagatttgaaaaagaaatagaagatCTACAAAAAATGAAGTATAA gGATAGAAATATTAGAGTATTCATTTTTGGTGATTATAAGTTTCTTTGTGCACTTTATGGTATTTCAGGAGCTtcag GGAGGCATTGTTGTCTTTTCTGTTATGCGACAGCAAACGATATGAAATGTATTGACCCTGAGATGAAATATCGCACATTGGAAGATTTATGTTTAGATCATAAAAGGTTTATGAAAAATGGAGGACTAAAGagtattgcaaaaaatttcaataatgtGATAAGcgaaccaattttaaaaataccacTAGACCAA gtgtCTTTACCTAGTCTACACATGGCTCttggtatttatttaaatttttttaacatgtttgaaGAAGAAGTTCATCAATTGGACATAATGATGGCTGCTGAACCTCTAAAAAGCAGCATAAAATGCTCAGAAGAGTATgacgtttttataaataaacaaaagcagTTGTGGAATCTTCAAATAGACATTCTTAATATTGATGATCAAATTCAAGTGGTTAATGATGTCATTTTATTAGCTGCAGTTAGCAATTCAGATGATGTAGACGATGTTCAATCTCTTTACTTAAAAGAAATTGACTTACTTaacaatgaaaaagaaaaaaag ACAAATCTATGTAATACTcttgaagaatattttttaaagaagggTCAGGGACCTTGCACACAAATGATCGAGGCAATATTACAGCAGCTTAATGTTCAACGTCAAGCATATCatggaaaaagttttattggAAATCATGtgcataaaatgttaaaagtaatatgttactttttaagtttttgttactttttaacttttatttaa